tttttaatggaggaagggaaatagCACCATaatcaaaaatatgtatttttagccTTGTCTTAGAAATCAAACTGCTAGCATTAGTAGCAAATCATATACCTAAACAACTGTAACTCAAGGGTCATTTAGCAATAAATTCTAAAAACTAAATGAGGAATTGGAactacatcatttaaaaaaaatttaacaatctAAGTACTTAATTTCTGTGTCCTGAATTTCAAATCAGACCAGGttcaagaaattattttaaacccCACTTGTGTGGAAAATTGTGCAGGAATACTAGCAATACTATCTAAATTATCTACACTACTCTTCcttaaaattgatttatttgctgtgattacaaaaaaaaggaaaaatcccacaaTACCAATTACCCAGAAATAAATCACTGCTAAAAACCTTAGTAAATGTGCGGTCACTGTAATAAAAACTTAGGAAAGAATCATCAATAGACGCTAAATCTAGGAGAGGAAAATCTGATGAGAAACAGAATATTTACACAATCTCAAAATATCTCCCCACAAATTACTTAATAATGACAAAATGAGAAACAGtaactatacaatggagaaagtacTCTATACCTTAACCAAGCAATCAAAATAAGCATACTGGTAGTGGGAAAACATCAAGTGCCTCCAGACCATAGAAAAACACGTATTACTTATCTAGTGTtccagccaaaaatgaaaaatctgaatttaATTATGAAGAAACCTttgacaaacccaaattgaggggaACTATATAAATAACTAGCCTGCCAATGCCATGACAAAAGATTGAGGACCTCTCTTCCCGACTACAGGAGACTAAAGAGACCTAAGAACTAAACGCAATCTGTGATCCTAGATTGGCTACTGTAccagaaaaaaatactaataaagGGCATAATTGGGACAACTGATGAAAATGGAAGATGGACAATAAATCTAGATAAAAGTATTACAGCCATGCTAAATTTCCTGAATTTAACCACTCTGCTCACCTAAGAATACATGCTTGTTCTTAGGAAATGCATACTTAAGTATTAAGGGCTCTAAGAGAGCAAGATGTATGCAAtatactctcaaatggttcagaattTTGTTCTTTGCATATACAGAGAGAACATAGTGACAAAATGTTATAAATGAGGGGATGTGGGTGAACGATATAAGGCAAGTTTTATACCATTCATGTAACTTGTCTGTAACTTTGaaattattacaaaaaaattaaaacaagaaaacccTGTTTTTTGGGGAACGTTGGTCAGTATacgtatatacatttttatatatacaatatttgtatttttaaactaaaaaatagaatcaTCAGTTTGATACTAATCATTTAGTTTTAAAGGCCCTCCCAGGTATATCTGAGCATCTCTGGGAAAAAGGCAATTATTTTCAGATGAATTAGAggtgtttttctcttgctctccaTCCAAGGAAACTACCCAACccccgtccccaccccacccccgccccctacacacacaccatAAATACTCACCCCACTACCATCTCCTTAATCAGTCACAGCTAATTAGAGCAATCAAGATGGAGAATACTGGCTCTTCGACACCTTGCCAATTCCTGTGAGGCCCAACTGtactttcttcaaataagttctgTGAGATTTCCCTACAGCCTTATAACAAATCGTTTACTTTAGCTAGCTGGAGCTGATTTCTGTTCCTTGCATCCAAACAAATCCTAAAACAGTAGCCTTTTGAGAAGTAGAAACAAATGGTACAAGGGAAACAGTAGCTACTcaaattaatcttttgtctgtgcTTCAAAAATGGTGTTTAGGTGGGGGCTTAATGTTAAGATGTAATAAGGCTGTGTCAAATTCAACCAATTATGCAGTTtcatttaaagagaaaagcaaacaattcCAAAAGCAACAATCTTACTTTCTCAAGAAGAATTACTGTGTATCAGACCAACCtgagaccacccccaccccccaatcaaTTTATGGCTACTGAAGTACAGTCCTAACCATTCAAATCAGTCACATCAAGAATCTTCCCATCTTTTACCACATAATTAAACATGAAATGGGCTTTCAGATTCctgaaacttttctttctttaaatgacATACAAAATAAGGTAAGAGGAATGCAAGCGGTCTCTCtgtaaaatcaaaaatagaaactatgaccTCATTATTAGTctgtgaaataagaaaaagtattaGAAGGGTGTATCTTTCTCATATATTGTCTTCTGATATGTGAacttttgaaaaaacaaatctGTGTTTTCCTCACAATACCTTGTGACAATGGTTCATTCCCaccatttttctcactttttgccAAAAACCACTGATGCTAGGCTTTACCTAATTCTTACAGTGAGAAAAATGGGAAACATATTTAACCTTTAAACTTAACTCTAAAGTTTAAGCTTATTTAGTTTAACTTAATTTATCATGCTAAATTCTGTTAaagtctttaaataaaaattctattttaaataccttttgaaaataaaagtcaacatagattttaaaatttttttcttaattttctggtCTCATATAAAATGTTAGATAACATAATCATGTGAACTTGAAATTACAAATAACACAAACCAAAACTAACTCAATCCCACTGTTATATTACTTAGCTTCTGCCACAGTCTCAGACCTTAAATGCTGCCACCCATGTTGGTTATAACACAGGTATGATTACTCAATATTATCTTTCTCAATAATAAACCTCAGGACCGAGAATGTTTATTCGTTTGGATTAACTCTAAACTGAGTAATCATCTAAGAGTTATTTGAAAATTCTCTCTTCTCCAGTTGTACTGAATACaactagaatagaatagaataaagaaatagaataggagataggatcaagatggcgaagtaggaggacgtgcgcagGAGGAcgtgcgcaaaaaaaaaaaaaaaagaaatagaataaagaaagctGTACTTACTTTCTCATGATGACCTGTATATAGGTACTTCCTTAAACCCAGATTTCACATTTAAGATAGTTTTAAAATGCAACAATAagtattttacttaaaaacaatgaacaagtaattatttacttattaaattataaatcaattatttaCTCATTAAAAGGCATGTCTGTTTTGATTGCATCTTAATGCAACACATCAAAAAAGAATTCTGTGACTGACTTGTTGCATGGAAAATGTCCAACATCCCTAAAAGCTTAAATAGTCTTGGTAAATGACCAAATGAGATTTTCGATATCGGTGTAAAATTTACCTAACAACACAAATATGGCTTTCCTacacagtttaaaataaaaaatttgatttATGAGCTGTCCACAAGAACTGATTTCACATCAAGTGAAAATACATATCAAGTGACATATAAGATCAACTATCTTTCTGATTCTGATTTAAGTAAAAAGCATCCTAGTTACCAATGGTTAACTAAAACCTCTCATATTCTTAAAGATACAAATAAGATCTAATTAACTTAGCCTGAGTCACTACCATTTGATTTTTAACGCAGCAGTCAGCATAAGTGCtcacaacaatgacaaaaaaaacaATTTCTCTTGGTGAACTCCTAcctctttataaaatattcatgttaAACTGCAATGgcaaatatatacattactaataagaaaaaaaataccaaattgtatactctaaatatatgcaatttattgtatgttaaaaagaaTGCAATGGCAAGATTGTTACAGTTAAATACTGTCTACTTCAAAACTAGTACATTAAAAACAATTCTCAACCACAAACACTGCTCTcccatattaaataaatttttaggtaatacaaaaatatttttttcttttaatattaagaaaaaaaatgaggctaCTCCCAACATTATTACAAAAGAGGCAGTAAGAGAGATAGTCACTCCAATTTTAAGCCCAACGTTCACATTGAGTAACATTAACACAACAGTAGCTCAAATAGTATCTGTCCTATTATTTTGCCAGtgaacacaaaaaataattttatcacaaAGTAAAAACAATTCTATACTCAACATTAAAAGGTAAGTCTCACAGAATACAAGTATTTAACATTTATTCTAACACATGACAAGGAACAGTCCTTGATCACCCTGAATATCTGAGATGTAAATGTGTTCACTTAACAAAAACTTTAAATTGAACaataattgagcacctactatctgCTAAGAATGAATCCTTTGGAGATAGAagctattatatattattaaaatatttttaaaaaataaacatgtttcaaGAAGATTCCATACTAATATTCCTTAAGCAGTTTTTTGATAGCTCTTCAAAGTCCTGTTGATTTTATACAATACTTTAAACACACAATGGTAGTACAAATTTTAAGTCCCAGTAGTAACTTCCAGAAAAGAGCTGTTAGGACTTAcataatacacttaaaaaaataaaaccataaacttCTTTAAGAGTTTGATGCATAAAAATAGGTGTATTACTCTTAGAAATAAGAAACCAATTTAAGAAGTTATAACTTCACTAAGACCACTACAGTATGTATTGAGGGGAAGAGTTTCACCTAACTTATTAATTGGCTTTTTGCCTTACTTCCTCATTTTTAGATTCAAGAAATCCTAGAGCTTACTGAGGTAAATATGGTAAAAATTCCCCAGCTGGAAGCTGTGAGGAAAACAGATGAGTCAAAACTGTAGAAGAATTATCAGAGACCTAAAGAGTTGAAGAGAAATGAGAAGCCCTGTAAAGGTTCTAAACTTAAATTGAGATCAAAGGGATCCTATAACTTATACTGACAACAAAAGGGAAGCATGATCGAAATGTggtctctaaaaataaaatttgctctCCAATTACATTACGATTTTCTACAAATCCACTTAAACAGATAAACAACTAATCCTTCAAACTCAGCTATCCTAAGAACAAAGACCATTTGACTAGTTTTGCCCCAAGGGACCAAAtgtttcaaaattctctgggaaCAAAAATTATGCCTCACCTTTTAATAAATTTGCCTTGACAATCCAAAACACAGTCAGTCAATTGGggtatatgtaaataaaaagcaaacatttacagCCATGTTATTTATAAAGTgcaatacacaaaaaataaataaaaagccagaCTCATTTTATAGGAAGCAAAAacatatcaaaacaaacaaatagaaacaaacaaacccaaagcaatgaaGCAGGCCAGTATGAAGAAAGCTCATATGAGTGAAGGCAgcttttcttataatttctatCTTGATATTGTTTGTTTGAAGCCAAATAAATTCAAATGCCTCATATGTCTAGACTTGACCAAGGTCAAGATCAACAAAAACATGGGTATAGACAATGTTCCATCCTATGGCTATATAAATCAAGTTTTCCTAAGAGTACACTGATTACCTCTATTAGATAGTAAGTTTAAAGTACCAATCTTCTGAACCACATATCTTAACCACTTAGTctataaaataaatgcacaatCTTTACACAGCAGTTAAGGATCTGAATTATATGATCTGTCAGAGCATAACACAAATGAGTATTGACCCCAAATCCCTACACAAACTCTCCCACCACCCATCAACATTTCatcttacaataaaatatttcaaagattctAAATAACGTTGTGTGCTCAGTCTTCCATGATGAAACTCCCTAAGCCAATAATTTCTACTATGATTTTGCAAATTAGAAATTTATGATTAGTCTAATTCACATACGAACTTCATAAATCTCTTATtccactgtaaatattttagagcAAAATTTACAGTGGAATAAGAGAATCCTGAAAGGGTGTATCCTCTCCAACCTTTTAAAGTACTACTGGATTAAAAGGCACTCatcttccagttgctccacaaTCAGAATGGTCATTAAATGCCATTAATGGCCCACTCATATCTCACTACTTACTTCAGGCCCAAAAAGATCGACCTCCCACTATAGAGATGAATTCTAATCattcacactttttaaaataaaataaagttaaatgacATCATTTAATTTTCTGCCCCAATCTGTAAGATTCTGAAATTAGCATAAAATGAATTCATGACCCtattattatatggtttttatttaaagtctattaaAACAGGTTAAATTCCACATCCcataatggataaataaatggacaTGTTTGGGAAGGAAAAATATCAAGAGCTAGAGCCTTACTTTTTCACTTACATAATTATGACAGTATGCTATAAGACAATTACAAGGCAGCAAAGCATGGAGCTCCACTTTATCAAATACACAATCAACTTACAAAATTCCTAAGAAATGCTTAAATATATGGGAAAAATGGATGCAAAATGTAACAGTGAGAAGAACAAGCATCTCCACACCCAGTGAAGTAACAGGTTTAGGCTTGTTTGTACAGCTccctaaaaattaatttgagagtacaaaaaccaaaattcaaaaattgGTCAAAAGTTAGATGGGAAACGTCCCACTCTAGATTAAAACGTCTAATCATACAAAATAGGTTGTACTCACAcacttattaaacattttaaaatttactttggcTTACTGAATAAAAGACACTTGGattaaaccaaacaaaaactattatttgcccccaaataatttttttcaatatgtaaGAGCACATGGCCTCACTActgaaatttctattaaaaacacctgagtgtttttatttttttcaaaagtggtGTCATTTAATTTGCCTCTCAGGAAAAACCCATAAAATTAATCAACTAAAACATAGCACTGTACTTTGCAGTAAAATCAACACATCTTTGTAAAcggtttggggaagaaaaaaaagcccagCCTTTTCGTGTAAACATAATAAGCCTGTAATATGCTGCAGACAAACGCACTGCAAGGGGTGTGGAGGACCCGAGCTGATTAGATTACCACAACATCAGCCTGGGGCCGCCATTTTTAGAATCTGTAAAGGACAAAAGAGGGAAATTTCACTTTTTACTGCCCATCTcggagattaaaagaaaaaacggACTGTTTTCCAATTAGGTATTGATGTCTCCAGCTCAGAGTTGAATGCACCTCACTTAATTCTCTCCAAGGTCTCCAGAACTCCAAACACCTTACGATATTCACGTCTCTAAAAAGGGGGGAAACGGGCAAGACGGGGTTTACTCTAAAGCTAACTCTAGCGATTTCCCTTTGACTTAAAATTTCAGCCTTCTAAAAACAGAGTCTAGCAAGAACGGATCCTACAGAACTAAGGCCGGTGGAAGAGAGCCCTCCGGATTGttttctcctctccccctcccccgtttAGTACAGTGAACCGTTTGTTTCTCTTCTGTGTCTGCTGCCACAGTGTTTGTGCCAATCCCTTGGTCAAAATAAGCTTTCTTGAAATGTGCCATATTGTGGCTTCGAAGCCTCCGCTACAGTAAAGGACGGCGATAATGCaagaggagggggggaggagacTGAGAAGGCTGGGTACTGGGGTGACCACCTCAGGGGCGGGTTTACCCTCTCCGGGAGAGGATGAGGAGCTGTCTCGTTCTCCCACAAAGGGAGATAACCAAGGCGTTCTTTCCACTCCCTTCGTATTTACGAGAAAATTAAACCAGAGACTGCCAGGCGAGAAATGGAAGCAGCAGCAGAAAATGGGGCCTATATGGGTTCCCAGCACCTGAACGAGATGCGGTACAGGAAAGGGAGAACTGGCAGCTCCTGGGACGACTTCGACACAAACCCTACTAACAGTCACAAGTCTCCCTCCTCACCCAAGCGGCCCTAACCCGCTGCCAGCGAGGAGTGCGCCCCCTCCCTAACTCCCACTCTCAAGGGGGTTTAACTGCCAGTTTCCCCTTTCCCCAACCCTAAAACCCGCCATAATGCTCCTTTTCTAGGGACATGGAGAAAGGATAAATTCGATTCAAACAAGCAACGTCTTGCCCCCGCCGAGAAACCTGAGAGCCCACATccactaccccccccccccgccaaggaTAAAGATGAGAAAGCCCCCTCCCCCTGGAAACACACGTCCCTCCACCCCGCAAACCCCAAGAACTCCCAAGGAGACGACAGGCACTGACCTGTGATGGTCACACACCAGACACCCGAACCCCGTTATCTGCTCGACCCCCAAGGAGTCCCTCCACACCTCCGCGGTCAGACGATCCCCCGACAGCAGCCACTGCGGACACTGGACCCGGctccacacaccccctccccaaacagcAGCGCGCAGCCTCTTCACCAGCACCCCAGGAGTAGGGGAGGGGGCACCGATACAGTCAACTGGAACGCAGAGATGACGGCGAGGCTGCTCAGAGTGTCTATGCCCCCCTTCTGTTGCCGCTCCCGAACTCAGGCACCGTCTCCGACTCGGCCCCCTGCGCCCGCTCAGTGTCACTGCCTCTCGCTCTGGGAAAATGGCGGctgacggcggcggcggcggccgcggcggcggcggcggcggccgcggcggcggcaaGTGCACGGggcccgcccgccccgctccgcaggggcagagggggaggggacgAAGCTGCCCGCCGCCATTTTGCTTGTGGGCTGCCGCCCGCCGTTGCCTCTCCACGGAGGCTAGAAGACAGCCAACTGGAGACAGAGCGGTGGACAGAATCTCCGTCTATTTCACAAGATGCATTCAACAATTCACCGTAGGTTTGGGAAAGTTTCGGTATTTGATGGGATTGGTTCTTTATCCCCTTTCCCTGAGTAGCCCTCAAGTCTGGATATCGGTGAGCTTGGGCGCGCCACTACTGGGTGGAAGGATACCGACTGTAGGCCCTGGAAAGacaacccccccccgcccccgacttCCGACGCACTTTCTCCCACTCCCAAAACCACCTCAGTCCTagtcttcccttctccctccccctccccagtctgGCCTCCAGCGCCGGGTGAACTCGGTTGGGGTGTCACTCGACGCCCACTAGGGGCTGAGGCGGCTCCAGTGCGCAGGCTCCGAGCACCACATAAAAGCGGAGCTGGCGAGTCCCTTGCCGTCTCGATGGAGGAGCGAGAAACGGAAGAGGTCGGGGGGAGAAGCAGCAGGAAAAATACAGCCACCATCAGCGCCGCCTCCCTGCCACCGAGTATCGGGGTAAAAAGCTGCCGTTGCTGTCGGTGCAGTTGCCGTCGCTGCCTCCTACTTCTTTGGCCCCGGGGAAGGATTTCCCCGCCGGGGGACAGTGtgcggggaggggagcaggaattCCTTTATGTGGCGGTGATTAAACAAGGGAGGGCCAGAGAGACGGTTATCTCGAAGAACAAAAGGGAAGGCCAAAGAATAAAGGGTTTCCCCAGTAAAATGACACAGTGATTGCGGTTCTTGTTTTCGGGGTCTTTCCCCGAAATGGCGGTTTCCGTCCTCTAGCTCCACAGCGACCCGGAGCACTTGGTAagcggggtggggagaggcagaggcgGTCCGTGCGCCCAATCAGTGCCTGATGTGTTCTGCCGGGCGCGTCGTGATTGGCTAGCAGTGACCTCATGCTGCAGCAGCGGGTGGGGCCAGAGCCTTCGAGGGAGGCTGTTgcaaaggcagagagggagaagtGACGATGGTGATCGTTGCTGCCGCGGCCGATATGGAACCCAAGCGGTGGCGAAGGGAATCTCAAGCCTCTTCCTTGACTATTTTCTCCTGTCCCTGCGCGAGGTGAGGGCCCCGGCTCGGCCTCTGCGAAACTTTGGGGCGCTGGCGCGGACGAGGAGACACAAATTCTCCCATGACTTTAGTAACTGCGTCAGGGCAAGATGGCGCTGGGCCTCCTTGGGGCGCGGGGGGAGAGGCACGTCCACCGCCGCCGCAGCGCATGTGACCGGGCTGCATTCCTGTGGGGTTTGGCTCAGACCCAGGCTGGGGCGGGGGAAGGGAAAGGGCTAGGGCGGAGGAGACTGTGGTGCGGTCGGCGTTGGCGGCCTGAAGAGGAAGAATTGACTGTTGAGGGCGCTTCTCCCCCACATTGCTTAACAGCTGCGGCTCCCTGGGGAAAGCCCCCGGAGGGACACTCCTTATGGGGTGTGACGGCTGTTGGTGGAGGGAAAGGTTTGGCGCCCTATTTTCTTATCTGTCTTTCTCCTTGCGAATTATACTTACGTAAGGTGGCAGGTCCCTAATGTGGGAATCGGAATCAACCGTCCCGAAGGGCCACTGGACTGAGTAAAAAGGAGAGTCTAGCTTCTGGGTCACAGCGCCGAGGAGTATCGATTATTTTCTGGGAAAGCGTAAAGTTTCTCAGATCCCAATGGCAAAATATTCTCTAAGtttggaagcaagtgtaaaaggcGTGATAGTACCAGGGAACACTTTTAAGTTCCTAAAAGTTAGAAGAAACCAAGGAGTATACCATCCGAAGTTTGAGGGCCCTTTTCAAACTTGTTCCTTCCATCTATATTTACTTTCTTCCCGTTTTCTCCCTATCTGTATATCCAGCAAGAATGTGAAATCTTATCAGTGGATTTGTTTTAGTTTAGACGTGATTAGTAATACAGAATAAAAGCTGCTAGGGTTGTAATCTACATGAAATTGTAAGGCTGTATTCAATACTCTTAGTCTCCTGTTGTTTTTCTGTCGCCCTCTtactgtggatttttaaaaataaaagatgaaattgtAATCATTTTTGGTAAATGTTCAAGATTCCTGCACCGTTATGAAATATTAAAGCCTACCTCTTTAAGTCACTTTTGTGTAagtatgaattttaattttagtatttgGAACCTTGCTAGGTGAAGATCTCCAGCACCTCAAAAGTTCTTATGGTCAGTATTGACAGATTCAGTAAGAAAGACtaattttgttttggatttttcccACTTGGCCAAAATAGTATAGTAGCCGTTAACTGAACTAGAGAAGATTCAAAAGGGCTTCTCTCCTTGGGTGGTGTTGAGTGAGAGCTGGGAGTTATTCAACAAAGACTTTTCCATCTAAAACCTGACTTGTTTTTTGACTGAACGCCTATATTTAGTGCTAGGAGGAAATGTTTGTTGGACCTGAAAAGATGAGTTTAACCTGGAGTCAAGGTTGTGCTATTTCCTTTAGTCTTAGTTGTAGACTTGGTAGTTTGAAAATAAGactaagtttttaatatttaagtagtacaaagattttaaagttcaaaactttttttttttggtccattctGAATATAAATTGGGCATTTTGCCTGTAAGAATTCTTGAATAACTTAAGGGGTTCATTACGTATGAGTAATGTCTCCCTTACTTTATAGCAGTTTTCTTCCGGCTTAGAAAAGAGGAACTAAATATGAAGTCGTAGATTTAAAAGTGATTTTCAGAATGTTCTATCTTCATTGTGCCTTAATAAGGAAAAGAGGCCATATTGCAAGCTAATGGAAACAAATCCTTGTTTTGTACTTTTAATCGGCTTGTATCCCCATTGTTCCTAATTGCCAAATCCATGAACCTCTTGAGCtctaatttttctttacatttctgtgGCATTTTAAATACTGCTTGCAGTTACttcttgtctttgtctgtcttcttGCCTTATATTAATATGTTCTCCCTGGACAATTTCATTTGTGCCTATTCTCTATTTAAACACCCAAATTTTCATCTCAAAGCTGCAGATGCAATGTTTAGGTTTACCAGGGGCCACAGGCTTCCTGAACtcataaaaatactgtatttggTACTTGATTCCAAACTGTAAAATACTAGCTTTCAGACTAAAACAAAACCCTCTTTTAACCACCAGAGTTTTGAGAAGAGGTAAGGGTTGATGAGGCTCAGCGGCAAAGTTTTCCTCCCCTTTCACATATGAGATGGGGCAAGGAGGCAGCTGATGGGACAGAGATAGTGCTGCCCCCCAAAAGATGGCAAGGCAGCAACTGGCCTTAGTATTTTTCAACATCCATATTTCTCACATCTAGCAGACATTTTAACCTACCAACTTAAACAGTATATAAACACCAGTGATTATTTGGGTTTATAGTTCTTTGATGTGTTTGGGGTTATCAAGTTAAGTAGTATTGCTTGCTCTGATACTAGAGGACCCAATAAGTGGTTTTGTCACTTTTCTTGTGTCATTTACATATCACTGCCAGCCACTAGTAGCTACATGTGTTTTATGTATTATAAGGTTGGCATTCCAATAATAGGGCTTATTAAAATTGTAAAGTGAAGTTCTGCAGTAAATGAAATTTGGGCTTTTAGCATAAACACTGATAACCCTTTTGCTCTTAAAGTTTTGGGGTGGATTTTTGAATTCATTGCCTATTTATCTTTTGACTTATTTGCTGAAACTATgttcaaagtaaaaatatatattctgaattATATATGACTTtcactggattttatttttatataaagctttcctctgccccatcccacccctgacTTTAAAGGCCTTTAAATGTAGAATGAAAAGATTTATATCTGAGAACTGTTTGAGTTGAAACCATTAAGTATACCTTAGTATGTTATGGTTAAACAGCATACACAGCCTGCTTAGTTTAACTTCCTGAAAATAGATTAAGTGCTATCTTGTTCTTGCTGGGCAAggtgttatttatgttaacactAAACCTAAAATCCCTATTTGCAAATGGTCAAAAAAACTTCCCAGAGTTGTGGATACCTTGAGTCAACTTGATTATTTTTTGTAAGGAGAGGTAATAAATTTGTCCCTAAGTAtctaaaaaacattttgaaagttaTCTGCCCTCTGCTATCCAAAAAGATCACGTTCATAGTCTCTTCCCTGTTGGCTGTTTAAGTTTGAAACATCTGTAAATACAGGATTTGACCTGGAAACTAGAAAAACTAATAGTATTCTACTTCTGCCTGAATGAAGTAGCAAAAATTTATAGATTCCACTTTTCTCTAGAGTGATCCATGAAAAGTATTTTATGCCATTTTTTCCTTCAGTGCTTATGTTTGGCATAAACTCTGCATACTTAAACGCTTATCTTGCACTTGTATTTCTTACAAAAGGAAagtgggtttggggttttttgtttctgctttattATATACACACCACAAAATAGAAAGGGGCATGGTCAACGTTGTCTTTTTTGAGGTATAGACTATACATTCAATAAACAACTATCTTTTACATGGTGCTGGTCCTAATAAATTGGTTATGGACCCAAGGTGAATGGTATTTCATACAACTGAAACTTAAACCAAGTTAAATTATGTACCAATTTATTCTTAGAAATACTATCACTTCAATATTTTTTCAGtgttactttaatattttttatcctCACaagtatttacttttaaaagtacCCCTCCCAAAGTATATTAATATTTGTCTTAGACTTAAAACCATATTCTTGTTTTTCCCTCTCCAGTTGCTTTGTTCCTGGGACAGATTGGAACTCTAGCTCTAATTTCAGTCAAATAATTTGCATTCCTACCATATTTAGGACACACAGAACATAATTCCTAGCTCTTAGGTTTTTCGGTTAGTTTGACAAGATACTAGTAAGTAGTTTACAAGAATCCTTTTGAAAAATTAGATGGCTGAGAGCACAGATATTCTACCCATAATATCAGAGGTCAAGAGTTCACTTGTGCCAGCTTTGGACTTTAAATGTCTAAAGGTTAActagttccctttctccacaaaCAGCCTTTTAAGTAAGTTTTATCTTAGGGAATAAGAAAAGACTATATGCAATTATTTGCATTACTATTTTGTGAAAGTTTTGTATTACGTGCTCCTAGAAGTGGGTGGTCTCACATAACCTACAACATTTGATTACTTGGAATATACATCTTTAAAACTCCTTGGTTTATATGCTCATACCCTTTGCTAGTTGCTACTCCTGTCCTTCCTGTTTTCATTAGttgc
The window above is part of the Hippopotamus amphibius kiboko isolate mHipAmp2 chromosome 4, mHipAmp2.hap2, whole genome shotgun sequence genome. Proteins encoded here:
- the LOC130851680 gene encoding phosphofurin acidic cluster sorting protein 1-like isoform X1, with translation MAADGGGGGRGGGGGGRGGGKCTGPARPAPQGQRGRGRSCPPPFCLWAAARRCLSTEARRQPTGDRAVDRISVYFTRCIQQFTLIMPLPVCRGAHCSD
- the LOC130851680 gene encoding uncharacterized protein LOC130851680 isoform X2; amino-acid sequence: MHSTIHLWPPAPGELGWGVTRRPLGAEAAPVRRLRAPHKSGAGESLAVSMEERETEEVGGRSSRKNTATISAASLPPSIGLIMPLPVCRGAHCSD
- the LOC130851680 gene encoding homeobox protein Hox-C13-like isoform X3 gives rise to the protein MAADGGGGGRGGGGGGRGGGKCTGPARPAPQGQRGRGRSCPPPFCLWAAARRCLSTEARRQPTGDRAVDRISVYFTRCIQQFTCLQ